Within Telopea speciosissima isolate NSW1024214 ecotype Mountain lineage chromosome 8, Tspe_v1, whole genome shotgun sequence, the genomic segment TGGGCCTAATTGGTCTCCATCAATTTAAAGTCTTGCATCATTTTCACTTGGCTAGATAATTGGGCCTCGTACGCCAGGGCATGGATACGTTTCTAACTATTTGATGAATTGGTTTCAATCCATAATCGGGATAATCAAGCTATAATTGGGATTAAAATAGGCTAAATAGGCTTAAACATGTTAATAGAGCTATAAAAGGTTAGTTATCAGTCAGTCATAGTATTCGATCTGGACCGATCGGATGATTATATATAGGACCAGTACCTTGCACCAATTAATGCTGCTCGATATTATAATTGATCGATGTTTGAGTATAACACGTTTAATAATCGGTTCGGCCGGTCTCGTGCTTCAACAGATCAAGCCTACCAGTACGGGACAACTTTAGACACCCCTACTAGCAGTCGCGTGTTCATATATAAATCAGCACCCAATTTCAAATTGTAAAACTCAATTTCCATTGTGGACAGAAATAATTGTCTAGTCCTGATACGCTATTACACAGGACAGATAGAAACATTATTGGAATAACTAACTGCACTCGATcgggaaggaaagaaggaaggagactgCCATGAAGAAGGCACGAACACGAAGCCTACTTATTattcatcatcagcagcagccgCTCTAGCACATTATAGGTGGTGCTGGTGTCCGCCTCATCCAGTAGTACTAGTCCAAACATGGCATCAGTGATGCTGACCACACCTGGGTTTTGGCTGTTGAGAACGGAGAAGATAGTGGCAAGCTCGAAACCGGCATTCAAGCTATAATGGAGCAAGCCACGTGGAAACATAAAGACATCCCCTTCCCGAAGCGTCTTCTGAAACACCTGCTTTCCAGTGTCAACGAACCCAACAACCACAACACCCTTTCTAACGTACAACAACTCAGAGGCCCTGGGGTGAGAATGAGGCTGTACCATTCCGTCAACGTCTATGTCGGTTCTGGCAATAGAGAGACCCAAGGTGTTCAACCCAGGGAACTCCCTTGCCGTGATGATGCTCGTCGACGATCGCAGGAAGTTGTCTGTGTCTCCTCCACGCTTCATCTCTGAGGTCTTGAAATCAGAAGCTACGATGGCTGCTGGGTTTTTGCAGGGAAAGccattgatgaagaagatggcaccctcctcctcctcctgcagCTGCCCCGTCGTcttcgtcgtcgtcgtcgtcgacGTTGGACAGGTATCCTGGAGAGGACCCCCATTGTCTGCAAAGCAAGTAATTAGGATAGGACTGGAAATACTATTGATGATCAAAAGGCAGAATAATAATATTTCTCTATCTAGAATATTAATGGTGCTAGGCCTACGAGGCCACCATGAGAGATTAAGACTTttcaccatctctctctctctctctctctctctctctctctctctcgactgAAATTCGGATATCTGGAAGAGAATCAATTAAGCAAGCTGCATACCTCCTTCATTTCTTGTGATTGTTTAAATAAGCTAAGTGAGGATGGATGGCATCCAAGTAACGCAAGTAATGCATGAGACTTGGAGTTCACTGCTGGATTTAATACATACATACATGGATTATGttctaagaagaagaaaaagagggtcCCCGTTTCTTAAATTTACGTTGGATGATATGATATATCAGGCTTCCAAAGCATAATATATACACTCCTCCTtgctttgaagtttgaactgtAAAACTGTGATATATCCCTGCCCCGAATTGTAGATTTTCAAAATAAGCAACTTGTCATTGTAGAAAAAGCAACATTTTCCACTAATAAATTAATAAGAAACTGACCTAGCTACCCTACACAGccaatttttttctgttttccccCCTGgctctttatcctctcaattacactgtccgtacttgacgtcaaataCATCTAACggaggaggcagaaatgactatcctaccccctgcccgaggtgggatccacctccttctattagatgtacttgacgtcaagtatgggcagtgtaattgagaggataaaaattcggcTCTAAAATcctaattaagaaaaaaaaattatcaaaaaaaaaaatcctaattaagaaaaaaaggaCCCACACAAGTCTCAAGCCCTGCTAGCAGTggttgttggacaagtgtgtgtccatcaaaccctgttcggtccggttcaactcggttcacctttgtattgaacatttatacattttagtttaatattgtcacatgcgatatgaactttttgagcattatgtgccgtaagttatacttaaaatggtagtcgcgactagggtttgggctgggcacccttatcatatggtcgtcgcattgggcatgcctaaacatgtgatgtcaggatacgaatgcgagtgctcacatgtttgatgtgtgcattggcgaagaacctactttgtcgatttcctcatgtattactgccagatgtaggaagggataggcatgtgtcaccgataccctgtacctgagggaaccctgtcactgcaaagtgtgattgcattctttggttcatcaatgactgagactcaagcgagtcaaagccggtgttctgggaatgcgtgaacacttttgtgagtgaaggaattATCCAACAcagtcaccactgcccgattggggaacaccaagatagagattgtctatgcatggtcggatcaaaatctggatccagtaccgttttggaaatggttttgcaaaatttattttatataaaatgatacattatttatagttatttcaaataaagtgttttatcgagttttgcgggacccgatcggatgcacagacgctcttatatggacatgtactatggattggggtttggcagtacatgtgtacatgccttagattccataatgatggtgtcgattagtggggggttgtatatgataaattgttatcatatagggagttatttggaatttgctaatttaattgactctttatttaattaatggatttggtgctaattataattatccattaataattaaataaagaatctaattaatactttccctattagattctgcttctttacctgtgtagcactttgagtttaaacagaactgccagactaagagagagagagagagtcagactcttactagggctctattaaatctatctaggatttaattaaaccctattattataaataggggaccataaaacgcagaagagagcagctctccacgtttttggagcagatactctctctcctacgtttttggtttctctctccctcttgtgatctctcttcttctttttgcttctctcacctgtgtttgagagttagggtttgtgaaaccctagatctgtgctgaggagtttgagggcatctgggattggcgtgtagaaccttggtagcaccattggaggttcagatctgtttgcttggagctctcactggaggaagaaccactgtctattggaggagcaacacttgaggctcaccaggttagcagttctttattaattccttctgttaattgattattaatatttatgggatgcgaaagaaactcgaatcgattaatttccgttgcgcattcaagtatgggatggatccctcttaccATGTGATAGACTAGAGACAAATtactccgtccctattgtgataattaattttatgggacgcaatagggaaggagaaac encodes:
- the LOC122671087 gene encoding germin-like protein subfamily 3 member 4, translated to MVKSLNLSWWPRRPSTINILDREILLFCLLIINSISSPILITCFADNGGPLQDTCPTSTTTTTKTTGQLQEEEEGAIFFINGFPCKNPAAIVASDFKTSEMKRGGDTDNFLRSSTSIITAREFPGLNTLGLSIARTDIDVDGMVQPHSHPRASELLYVRKGVVVVGFVDTGKQVFQKTLREGDVFMFPRGLLHYSLNAGFELATIFSVLNSQNPGVVSITDAMFGLVLLDEADTSTTYNVLERLLLMMNNK